One Vicinamibacterales bacterium genomic window, GAACCTCGGTCGCGATCGGCTATGGCGCGACTTCCGCGTCACCATGGCGCCGTCGGCCGGCCTGCCGCGCGCCAATCCCCGCGCCGATGCCCACGCGATTGGCGTCGTGGCGCTGGAACTGCTCCTGGGGCGCGTGCTCGGCGAGGACGAGTATCCGAACCAGCTGCCGTCGCTGCTCGAGTCGGCGGCCGAGCACCGCAACGGTGAAGCGACGCCCCTGTCGAAGGCGCTGTCGGCCTGGCTCGTGCGCTCCCTGCAGGTGGACATCAACACGGCGTTCCAGTCGCCGCACGAAGCGCAAGTGTCGTTCGAGTCGGTGCTGGCCAGCGACCGCGCCTACGTCACCTCGTCCAAGACGCTCGACGAGTGGGTCACCACGGTCGGCGCCGCCATCGATCAATCGCGCGGTTCGATGGCGCAGCCGGCACCGTCCGCACCGTCACCAGACGACGTGGCATCCGCCTCCGCTCGCGAAGAATCTGGCGAGCTGCCGCGGGACCTCGCCGACCTGTCCGACGGCGAGCCGGACACACCGTACGCACCTCAGGCACCGTTCGCGACCCAGGTGCCCGCAAGAAATCCCCTGACGCTCGCCCTGGTCGCGCTGGTCGTGATCCTGTCCGCGGTCGTGGTGTGGTCGTGGAATCGCGAACCGGGGGCGGCGCGCGCTGGCGAGGGCGAGTTGTCCGTGCAGTCGCGGCCGGTCGCGGCGCGGGTCACCATCGACGGCGAAGACCGCGGCGTGACCCCGCTCACGGTGACGCTGCCGTCGGGGGCGCACGTGCTTGAAGTCCGGATTGGCAGGTCCGAGCCGCGCGTGATTCCGCTGACCATCACGGCCGGCGTGCAGACGGCGCAGTACATCGAGCTGCAGAACGTGCCGACGACCGGCGGCCTCGACATCCGCAGCGAGCCGCCGGGCGCGCGCGTCACCATCGACGGCCAGAATCGCGGGACGACGCCGGTGACCATTCGCGACCTGGCGCCGGGCGAACACCAGGTGGTGCTCGAAGGCGGCGGCCGCAAGGTCACCCAGCCGGTTCGCATCGACGCGGGCATAACTGCGCAGCTCGTCGTGCCCTTGCCACGCCGCTAACGCGGATTTTGCATCCCATTGCACCCCGAGTTTTGTTAGGATCGGCCGTCCTCTTGATGCGCAAACGCTTCCTGGTCCCGGCTATCGGTCTGCTCGTGGGCGCCGCGTCATCGGCGTTCTGGCTGGTGAACGCCGCCGATCCGGTGAGCCTGTCGCGTCTCGCCTCAGACGTGTCGCTCGAGCGCGACGCCGACTACCTGAGCGGCTACATCCCCACCCGCACGACGATCGGCGCCGTGCTCGATCACCACATGATCGAGGGGCCGGAGAAAGCCGTGCTGGTGGCGACCATTGGCAACGCGTTCGACCTCCGGCGCATCCGCGCCGGCCAGCCGTATGTGATCGACCGGATGCTCGACGGCCGCGTCCGCCGCTTCGAGTACGAGATTGACGGCGACCGCCGCCTCACCGCCACGCGCGGGTCGCTCGACGGCACGCCCCGGTTCCACACCGCCATCGAGCGCATTCCGAAAGACACCGCGGTGGTGATGGTCGAAGGCGCCATCGATCGCGAGACCAACTCGCTGTCGGCCGCGCTCGACAAGGCCGGCGAGCGCATCGACCTGGCCCTCGGCCTGGCCGACGTGTTCTCCGGCGAGATCGACTTCAATTCGGACCTGCAGCCCGGCGATCATTTCCGGCTGCTGGTGGAACGGCACTCGCGCGAGGGCAAGCTGGCCGGCTACGGCCCGATCCTCGCCGCGGAGTTCGTCAACGACGGCCGTGAGATGCGCGCCATCCGCTTCACGCCCGAGGGCGGCGCGCCGGCGTATTACGACGACCAGGGCCGATCGCTGAAGCGTTTCTTCCTCAAGTCGCCGCTCAAGTTCGAGCCGCGCGTCACCTCGCGATTCTCGACCTCGCGCCAGCACCCCATCCTCGGCTACGCGCGC contains:
- a CDS encoding PEGA domain-containing protein, whose translation is MSEPTVTAVDGFGRRTRGIDPESEDEVEFLELSPVLVEHPGFVAALADRVARFATVRHASYVQLRRLDRPSADRLVLVSDDTAGWRLSEMLRASAAAGLSLDITVVIGLLRQLLPAVSLFGRHNRDAAIGALSPERLIVTPQARLVIAEHAFGPALEKLNLGRDRLWRDFRVTMAPSAGLPRANPRADAHAIGVVALELLLGRVLGEDEYPNQLPSLLESAAEHRNGEATPLSKALSAWLVRSLQVDINTAFQSPHEAQVSFESVLASDRAYVTSSKTLDEWVTTVGAAIDQSRGSMAQPAPSAPSPDDVASASAREESGELPRDLADLSDGEPDTPYAPQAPFATQVPARNPLTLALVALVVILSAVVVWSWNREPGAARAGEGELSVQSRPVAARVTIDGEDRGVTPLTVTLPSGAHVLEVRIGRSEPRVIPLTITAGVQTAQYIELQNVPTTGGLDIRSEPPGARVTIDGQNRGTTPVTIRDLAPGEHQVVLEGGGRKVTQPVRIDAGITAQLVVPLPRR
- a CDS encoding M23 family metallopeptidase, with the translated sequence MRKRFLVPAIGLLVGAASSAFWLVNAADPVSLSRLASDVSLERDADYLSGYIPTRTTIGAVLDHHMIEGPEKAVLVATIGNAFDLRRIRAGQPYVIDRMLDGRVRRFEYEIDGDRRLTATRGSLDGTPRFHTAIERIPKDTAVVMVEGAIDRETNSLSAALDKAGERIDLALGLADVFSGEIDFNSDLQPGDHFRLLVERHSREGKLAGYGPILAAEFVNDGREMRAIRFTPEGGAPAYYDDQGRSLKRFFLKSPLKFEPRVTSRFSTSRQHPILGYARAHNGVDYHAATGAPVVAVAPGVVTLAGWTGGGGRTVRVRHPNGYETEYLHLSAISVRQGARIGQGELVGQVGKTGLATGPHLHYGLKKNGRYVNPILEHRNMPPGDPVPATLIDVFASERDRFLSLLVAPTAARAANNN